One Aegilops tauschii subsp. strangulata cultivar AL8/78 chromosome 2, Aet v6.0, whole genome shotgun sequence genomic window, GAGCACACAAAATAGATGATTATTTGAAGgattagaggtggcacatgcaaattacTTAGGACGATAgagtaataccgcatataggaagatatggtggactcatctcgAACAACTTTGGTTTAGGGATTTGAATGTACAAGCAGCATTCACACTTAGTACAGGcggaggctagcaaatagattgagaagcaaccaagtATAGAGTAACAACCGTCATAATCAGGCATTGCGAATAATTAACATTAAATACTAGCATGGGTAGGATataaacaccatgaacataaatatcgtggaggctatgttggttttgaatcAACTACATGTTTGAACATgcgccaagtcaagccacttgaaatAGTCAGAGGAGGCTACCATACTAACACACTACATTATAACCATTTTAGTGTATGTTGACAttcaagataaatcattatccactcatAACTACttaaacatggcatgaacaactataatctctaattgtcaccACAAAAATGTTTACTCATAATATGCTGAATCATGGATATTgtgttaaacatatttacaaaaacaaaaacaagaagAGTTCATACCAGCCTTTCTTTGCCTCAGTCACTTCATCAAATcaacatcattattgcctttcacttgcatgaccagatgagtgtcgtggactaagctggaatctggcCCGGCCATCCTCGCTCGCTAGTTACACAGAGTGACAGACACATAAACACACGAAACCTAGGTCTCTGCCCTTAACTCTCTTTCTGGCGGTAGCGTGGCCGTGCTCTCAGCCTCTCACCACTCCACGGCCTCCACCTGGGGTGCCCTTCGGCCTCTGGCATGGTCGGTGTTGGAAGGGGGAGGGGCAAGGCACTGACGACTGCAGACAACAAACAATGGGTGTGGGTGTCATCGCCGACGTCCATGGTGCAGGTCTAGCGGCTATTACCATTGGTCAAAGCAAATGTCACTATAGCAGCAATGCTGTGGCTGATGATTATGACTTATGAGCAACCGTTTGTCTATCTTGGTCTTATTTCTATATGTGTTGTGGGTCTGTTAAGGCATGTTTCTGTTGCTATATCTGTCGTTCAAACTGCTTATATGCTATAAATACAGGAGTCATGCTATTAAaattttcaatttttttaagTTTTTGGTCAAtaaaaatttgaattcaaaaatTTCGTTGGAAATTTACTCAGGATTTTATAATAACTGTGTTCATACACGCCCCTTGAAAAAATGTCCCATTCGGTAACCAAAATCTTGGTTCTCACATTTATACCTTTTTTTACTTTGTGATAACTTGTCTAATCGATAAAGATATCTTCTTTATATCGGTATAGATAATTCAATATAATATATTGAATAATATAGTTTAGGTATAATAAGAAAAAGAACAATGTTAAAAAAACTCTATAGTTGTAGCGGATTTTGCTGTGAATCGGAAGAAGGCAATACTTATCACATTGTGTGTATGCCTGTTTCTTTTCACATAAGATCATTAGATATCTATAAAACTTGGTAGAGTCTTTGGAGTGTATCTATCTTGCAAATAAATTGTCAAAGAATTCTTGAGTACAAGACTATCGACTTTAGTTGTGAACAAAGTGATACTTTTAGATTGGATGAAATGTCACTAGTAGTATGTCCTTCCATCCACCATCTTCTGATCTTGATTATAGATATTTTCACTAGATTTTTACATTGACTGTCTCTAAAAAACAATGCAACCTGTATAAACCCTATACCTGTTTCGGagataccaatcacttggcctCTGCTTAACTCACTTAGACAGCAATCCCATCAAAACCAACGTAACCAGCATGCTTTTTAAATCCACTAACTAATTTACAAAGTTGCATTGCACTAAAGACTATATAACCTTTTCAACAAAAAGAGAATACTTTTATTGATTAAGCAATCAAAGTACATCTGATTACCAAAATGACACAAAAATAAACAACATATCCATtatgaaagtaaaagacaaatcATGGTTAGTTTAAATCATTATCTCAAGCTTCAACTTTTAGATCTCAACGGTTCCACTTGACTTCCTTGAAGATATTGCATAGACCAAATCTGCACAAGGTTGACTTACCTAGGTGGTTTTGAAAAGCTTTATGAGCGTTCACCTTAGTATGTGGTTGTATGATATGTTCGAGCTCAACTTGAGACCTAAACGAGCTGAGCTCGAACCTGAAATCAAGCTCGCAAGCTTACCAGTCTCAAGCACGAATGGTTACATAAGGCTTGTTTATATATACATCTATGTAATTTTTTTGAACTGAGCTCTAGCTTACTTGATATTTATCAAACTTACTCTATTTTTCATACAAGTGAACATTTTTTTCTTCCAGTGTAGGCTCACTTGGTCGATCCAAGTTCGAGCCTATCCGAGTATCGTCGAGCTTACTGTGTTTATACATGAGTAAACTTTAATATTATTTAGTTACCAATCTTTGTCAATCTGAGCTCGAAGACCAACTTAGGCTCGCTCTAACTTCTACCGAGCACGAGGCAAGCTCAATCCTTTGAGGCCACCCTTTGATAGCTAAGTCGTCGGTAAGCGCCTTGTTTCACGCTAAAATCTTTGCCACCGCCACAAACCGCTTCGGCCGAAACCATAGCTCAAACAAACAAGGCTTGGGGGCGACGAAGGTTGAGCAAGTCCTCATGACTGAGAATTTGCTTAGAAGAAATGTTATCGTCAAGAGCTGCATTCCCCGGGCTAAGTAGCTAAGTACTTCAATCTTCAAGAGCAATCACTAGCATTTTTGGTTAACAAACACGATGTTGCTCGTGGAGCAACAAGTTTTTGTTTCTTGATGACTACAAATGGAGCAACAACTTGTTGGATAGAAAAGGAGGAAAAACTCGCAACAAATAGCAGTGGCATGGCCTCATGTCATTTGGTTTGCTTTGCATTGGCAAACAACGCATTTTTCTTCGAGGGATTGGCAAACAGCACATATAATTACAAGAACAAATAAGTACTAAGGATCAACGCAACGCCGAAAAGAATCACTCCACTGAGTAGTTGGTCCATCACTGTCACAGCCACCACGGCGATACAAAACCTAATAATTTATAGtggcaacatatatatatatatagatacaCAAAAAGAAGAGGAGCGAGGCCATACGTGAGAAAAATGCACAGAGCaaaagaagaagaacaacaattTACTCATCAACCGATCAACCAATTGATCCGATTACTCAATCAACCGATCAATCAACCAACCATGGACGGATCATGAGTGAGCAAATCATGAGTATTTGCAGGCCTTCTCCAGCGAGACGGGCTTGTTGAGCTTGTAGGGGTTCATCACCACCTTGCACTCCACCTCCTTGGTGAACCGGGGCTTCACCAGCGCCCCCAGCACGTACGCCTGCGACCGCACCGTCGTCCGCAGCACCATCGGCACCGGGatcaccttgccggcgccgcccTTGCCCCCCGCCGGCTGCGCCATCAGCGTCGGCCCGCTGCCGTACAGCGGCACCTTGTTCCCCTTCACGTTCACGCTCGCCGTCCGCCGCCCGCTCCGCCCCTGGTAGAACTTCTTGAGCTGCAATGCAATGGCGTCTTTGGTTAGTCTCGTTCCTGGATCTGAATCTGACGGACGGACCTCCAGATCCAGTTGATGCAAGGGGAAGAAAGAGATAGAAGGCTTACGTCTCCGGCGGCGAGGTTGAGCTGGGAGTAGGAGAGCGTGAAGGGGTCGGCGGTGACGTGGATGCCGAAGAAGGTGCCGGTGTTCTTGTAGGTGAACTTGACGGTGGCGTTGGTGGTGGCCATGTCCGTCGGCACCAGCGACGCGTCCGTGCCCGCCTGGATGATGAAGTTCTCGAACGTGATGCTCTGTTTTTCCACCAGAATCATTCGTCAGCTCCAGATCCAAGCGCATCAAGCAAGCACGAGCAAGAACTCGTGGCCATGGATCGAccaagcaagcaagcaagaagAGAGAAAGAAAGGTACCTTCATGGCGATCTGCGGCTTCTGGGAGCGGCTGGCGCCCCAGAGCACGAGGGCGAAGAAGGTGAAGAGCACCGCGAAGCCGCCGACGAAGATGAGGCAGTACTTGCAGCGCTTGGGCATGGGGCGGCGCTGGTCCTCCTCGTCGAGCAGCCCCTCCTCCTCGATGACCCCGATCTCCTGCCACCCCTTGCCCGGCGGCGCGCCCTTGCGGCCAGCCGACTTGTCCTTGTGGTGGGCGCCGCCGCGGGAGAAGCGGCTGGAGGAGGAGTCGCGGCCGACGGAGGAGTGGGAGTGGCGGGGCGAGGCCATGGGGCTGAGCGCGGGCGTGGAGTGCACCGACGTGGCCCCCTTGGTGGTGGTCTCCCCGTCGTGCGAGTCCCGCGACGGGCTCTGCACGTAGTACACCGAGCCGCGCATcacccccccgccgcccccgcccgaGCCGGCGTTGTTGGCGGCCGCCCGCGGCGGGGAGCGCGCCGGGGAGGAGGGCGCCAGGCTCGTCACCTCCGAGTCCGTCTTGGCGTGCATCCTGGCGTCCCTCCGGCGCTCTGCTGCTGCTTGGGTCTGCTTGCTTGAGCGGAGCGGAGCAGAGTGGcgagcaggggaggagggagggaggaggagatgggGTGAGCTCGCTTTGATGTGGGTGGCGGAGCTGCACGGCAGCTCACTAAAGAAAAGGGGAGTGCGAGCGAGCGCGGTAGTTGGATGAAACCGTCGGTGCAGTGGACTTACTGAGCTCGTGGTGCGTTGAGGCTTCACTTTCACTCACTTAATCTATGATTAGAGAAAGCGAGAGGAGGTTAGGGATTGATTGATACTCCGTAGAAAATTGGTTTATGGTAGGTGCATGTGATGTGAGAGGGAAAGAGATTGGGGGAGGCCATGTGGGAGTCTGGGGGAGGATTCGTCGGttgcggcgcgaggaggaagaggacgGGACAGGGGATGCGGGGCTGGCATTGGAGGTGGACGGACGACACCGACGCCCAATTGCGTGCGCACCAGCTCAGCTCACTCACGCGTAGACAGCGGCTGCCTGTCTCCTTCCATGCAGATGTATCTCTCCCAACGCTCACTCCACTGTTCACCGCTCTGGCCCGGTCCTGAACAATCTGAGGGTGACATGGCAAGTACCATGCGTGCGCACCAGCTCACTCACGCGCAGCCCGTCGGTACACAGCGGCTGCCTGTCTCCTTCCATGCAGATGCCGGTGCTGCTCTCTCACTCACTCCACTGTTCACCGCCTCTGGCCCGGGCCTGAACAATCTGAGGTTGACATGGCAAGTGCTTTGCTGCTCGCATCCTTGATCCCTTCTGCTGGTTCCTATTGAAACCTTGCAGAATCACCAACACCGAGCcagcacgcacgcacgcacgcacacacaaAAGATAAACACCGGAGCATTTTGCTACCGTATTTCCTACTCATTTTGGACATGACATTTCTTCAAATAagtgtcgctgatttagtacaactttgtagtAAACAACAACACTTAATCTAGAACGGAGGGAGTGCATGATAACAATAGTGCCATCAATTCGGAGTTGGGCATCACAGAGAGCTGAAATGAACCGACACAGTCTGTTGTGGAGGAGCATGGCATGGCCGTCCAGAGAGTATATTTGATCCAGCCAACACCAACCACCACATGGAACATGTGTATGAGCTTAATAATTCTAGTGCAGAATTACCTAGGGAGTTGGTTGGTGCTGGTGCTACGACCACCCAGCAAGCATTCCAGATGAACGAATGGAAAAAGAACGGCCACAACACCTACCGGAAAGAAAAGCATTCCACAACTCCTTGGTGCAGGAAGATACAAGATGCCACCAACAAGGATGGAATCTCCAGCTCCACAAGCAACCATTGCAAGGCCTCCCTCCTGCATCTGCATATATACCTACGCCGTGTGTGTCCAAGAGGGTGCCATGGAGAAATCATACAAGTGACATACTATATGTGCTTAGCTTAGTAAGTACTCCCTcttgtaaactaatataagagcgtttagatcactccTATAAAGTAGGAGGCTCTGTAGCTCACTTTGCACCCGTCCTCGTGAGATCGGGCTGCACCCATGCCATCATTGCTCTCTCTCCTCGCTCGCCTGGCATGCATCTATATATGCCTCAGTAGCTATGAACGTTCAAGTGAGTGCCCTCCGCCCCCGGACCTAAATCTAATAGACAGGGCACTACTTCGCCCCCGGAAGGGCAGAACTACAAACCCAATTGAGTCAAGCCCCTTGTTCCAAGTGTCTCAACTGCACAATAGTTTGTGTCGGTACTTGAAGAAAAAACACATTAGTCGCTATTCTAGACCATTGCATCTTCATCCTACGGACACCGTAGCCTGCCCACGCTTCTATTTCTTCCTTTCCTAGGCCGCCAATTGATGCCGGGCGGATTGTTTGCTCCCGAACTTCGTGGTCTTCCGTTTGCGCCTCGCCTCCACGCCATCCCCTCCTTAAACCGCCTCCCACCACTGTGTTGCCGCTGCCCGGGTCATCCCTCTAAAACCCATCTCCGCATCTCATGTCTTTTAACCGCACCCGTCAATCCTCTTCCTTGTCTTCTCTGACGACGTCTCGCAGCGACGCCCCCATTTCCAAAGAGGTCCTGGTTCGGACTCGCCGGGGTCGACAATCCTCACTGCCGGTCGTCACGTCACCCCCGTCTTCGATCTTGCTCAAAATCGACTGACTGACATGGGAAAAAAAACTCAGGCACCTAATGGTTGGCAAAACGGCACAAGTAAACATCATGATCTCAGTGTGTATGGTGGAGCATTTTTGCTACCATGTTTGGTACTCATGGTGGATGCATGCACGGTTGACCAGCAACAACCAGTCAGGACTAGCATGGTTTCAGACTTGAGAATGGGTTTTAGACTTAGAGGAGCCGGATACGAGCAACCACCACCGCATGGAACATGTGTCCTTAGTATTACTACCACACAAAGAATTACAGAGTTGGCAGCTATCACCATCGAGCACTACACAAGAATATATATAAGGAAATGAAAAGGCAGAATAAAATAAAAGAAACGAGAGAGCGCATTGCACTCTCAGCCACGTTGTCCAGCTGATTGATTGGTTTTTCTTGTCTTTCCACATGCAACCACGCAAGGCCTCGTGCCACCAGAACCATTCCTGCCACTGCCAACACACCCACAGCATACTGCACCTGATCTTTCCCTGCCTTGACAAAAACTCACGCTACTATGCCCACCTGTCTGTCGGCAAAAATGATACGTACGTTCACGGACAATCAAAtatggattggtcttgcagaaaaCCCTCCCACCAATTACCTCATCCCCTTAATTTTCACTTGTGGGCCACTCTCCCCCTAATCTCCAATCATAATTCATCCGTAACCACAGTctttagagcatctacaactgTACCCTCAAATGCCTCGGGCAGGCCGCCCGGTCACGATTTTTTGACCTAGACGGGCCTCTCAAACGGCCCTCAAACGCCCAGGCTAACCGACACCCCCcaccagcccaaatatggggcggatatgggggcgTCTGGGCACGCTCGCCACGTCGGACCCGACAACCCAACCCCACTCCAATTTGCACCAAATCCACCAAAcctttcctcctcctcccgccgccctccaaCCATTCCCGCACCCGGACCCTCGCCGTCCTCCACCCTTGCTCCCAATCCTCACCTCCGGTCCCAATCCACCGCCGGAGATGTCCTCCAGCCCGAGCCACACCGCCGCGACGGAGACGCAGTCCGCCTCGTCTGTGGGAGACGCGGTGTCATCGACAGCGACTTGCATGGCGGAGAACGTCGCCCGCAAGTTGCGGCAACGCCGACAGCAAGAGAGGGAGCGGCAGCGGCGCAGGGAGGTTCGGACGTGGTGGAGCTGCTGTCTCCTACGCCACGCCCGGATCCCCGCACCCCTTCCGTCTGAGCGCCTACGCGGATTACGCTGTCTGCCCCCTTTGGGACACAGGATGATGCGAGCGCCGGCTGGGCCATTCCGGAGAGCTTTCCGCCCACGCAAATGCCGGCAGTCGACATGTGTGACTCGCCGCAGCTCGTTCGGGCGCGGATGAGCACGGGCTCCGGCAGTGCCTGGGCTGCCCTCAACATGTTCGACGGAATGACCGAACAAGAGTCGGTACGTTTTCTTTACTCTTGTCCGATCATATTTTAGCATAGACCACTAGTTCATTTGCTCATGATGAATGCTTGCAAATTTGAATCATGTAGGAGGCATTCTTGTCGAACATGATCAATGATAATGAAGAACCGACCGAAATGGAGTATGAATTGAAGGCCACCACCGCATTTGAAGTTGGGAGAACATCCGATCTCAATCCAAGCAAGAAAAAGAAGACCAGGACGTCGAAGGCAAGAGGTCCGGCATTCTCAAGATTTGAGGACATTTTGTTGGTCAAAGTTTGGTTGGCCACAATGATGGACCCAAATATGCGGCACCGAGCAAAAGGGGAACACCTATTGGACGAAGATTTTAAAGGAGTACCACGAGCAAAAGGAGTATAGGGAGCCGCATCCTATCGTGACCACTCGCAATATGACATTCATACAGTTTGTATCGTATGATCGACGTGCATGGATTGCATGGATTTAAGGATCGGAATTTACGGTATGTGGATGTGCGGCGCAACATTTGAGGGGTGCCCGGCCAGTGCCCGCGGACGTGTCCGGACGCGTCCGCGGGTTTTGGAAGGGCCGGATTTGACAAGTcgggctgtagatgctcttagaggGAGAAAGCGCGAGGAAAGAGAGAGCGCGCGCTTTTGAGAGAGATGGTGTTGTGTTGCATGTCAGAGATTTAATGAGAGAGAGACAGCTCGTGAGAGATATTCgtgctgtgtgcatgcatgggGAAAAAAATATACAAATGAGAAAGACCTCGTGAGAGAAACTGTGTTGTGTATGCATGGCATAGAAATttaatgagagagagagagtgaagaGTGAGACGGCCTTCGTGCTTTGACCTTTGCAGTTCACATGCGGGCAGAACAAGTAGTTCGGTCCCATCACTTGCTACAGTATAAATACAATCTAGATGCAATGAGAAATAACGCTGGCATAGAGCAAATGACCAAGAAAAATGTTTTCCAAAAACTACAAAAATAATGACAAAATTTACACATAAATTGCACTTTTTATAATGCGCAATAATAAGCATATACTACTCCTTAAATAGTAATTGCTAAGACGAAATGAATTAGTagcattggtattacccttaaaTAAGATACACATATGTCTGCACATCTTTTATCCTGGTGGTCATAATAAATAGAACAGTTCTTGATTCTGTATTGGATTGTCTTTCCGTGATGAATAAATTATGTGAGAGGAAAGATAATACAGTTTTTTCATGGTAGGTTATGAAAGTGTTGTTCAGAGAACGTGCACTTGAGAAATTGTGAATTAGAAAAATATCTTCCAATTGTACTCTCCATCATTTACTAGAACATGGAACAACCTTTTTTTTGTCTATACCCTTTGCTAGACTAAAACCGTTGCCGATTGAAACTTGGAAATATGTTTCAGATGTTGCCCGTGCATTTGCGCGGGCCACTTTGCTAGTTTTTGCAAAAAATAAGTTTGCTGAGAAGGAATGAATCGGTGGCATTCATATTCCCTTAAAGCagaaagaaaattaataaaaaaaatcTAGTTTTCTAAGGTAGAATGAATTGATGGTATTGCTATTACTCAAAAAAAAACAATGACCAAATTTGCAAACAATTTACATATGATTTTTTATAATATGCAAGTATAAGCATATCATAATAGAATTTTGGCAAAAAAAAGTTTCCTATGAAAGAATTAATTAATGGCATTGGTATTATCCTTAGAgaagaaacaaaataaataaaaactaAAGAAATCAAAAAATGACATTTTCTAAGGAAGAATGAATTAGTGCCATTGATATTACCCtttaaaagaaagagaaaaaaaagtaAAACAAACATTAACAAAATTTGCGCACAATTTACACAAAAATCGCGCTTTTGTACAATATGCAAGAACAAACATAAATAGTAGAATTTTCACACAAACAGATAAGTTTCATAAGAAAGTGAATTACTAGCATTGGTATAACCAttaaataaaaaaatataaaatataaaataaaatcaAAATAATAAAGTACTTCTAAGAAAGAATGAATTATTGGCTTTGGTATTACCCTTTTAGAAGAAAAATTGAAATAATAACTAAAACAAAATCGGAATAATGAAGTTGTCTAAGAAAGAATGtattagtggcattggtattaccatTTAAGAAAAATTAAAATGAAAAAAATTACACACAACTTACAAACAAATTGCACTTTTTTATGAGATGGAAGAAT contains:
- the LOC109745170 gene encoding uncharacterized protein produces the protein MHAKTDSEVTSLAPSSPARSPPRAAANNAGSGGGGGGVMRGSVYYVQSPSRDSHDGETTTKGATSVHSTPALSPMASPRHSHSSVGRDSSSSRFSRGGAHHKDKSAGRKGAPPGKGWQEIGVIEEEGLLDEEDQRRPMPKRCKYCLIFVGGFAVLFTFFALVLWGASRSQKPQIAMKSITFENFIIQAGTDASLVPTDMATTNATVKFTYKNTGTFFGIHVTADPFTLSYSQLNLAAGDLKKFYQGRSGRRTASVNVKGNKVPLYGSGPTLMAQPAGGKGGAGKVIPVPMVLRTTVRSQAYVLGALVKPRFTKEVECKVVMNPYKLNKPVSLEKACKYS